The genomic DNA ATATGAAGATCCTCTTCGACCAAATCCCTCTGGACCAAATGTCTGTTTCCATGACCATGAATGGAGCCGTCATTCCAGTGCTTGCCTTCTACATTGTGGCGGCAGAAGAACAAGGAGTTTCCAAAGACAAACTCTCCGGTACCATCCAAAATGATATTTTGAAAGAGTTTATGGTGCGGAATACTTACATTTACCCACCAAAACATTCCATGAAAATCATTGCCGATATCTTTGGTTATACTTCCAAGTACATGCCTAAGTTTAACTCGATTTCTATTTCTGGATACCATATGCAAGAAGCGGGTGCCACTGCGGACTTGGAACTTGCTTACACTCTCGCAGACGGATGGGAATACATCAAAACAGGAATTGCTTCTGGGCTTTCCGTGGATGAGTTTGCTCCTCGCCTATCTTTTTTCTGGGCAATTGGAATGAACCATTTTATGGAGATCGCGAAGATGCGAGCGGGAAGGCTTCTTTGGGCAAAGATCGTCAAACAATTCCAACCCAAATCCACTAAGTCACTCGCGCTCAGAACTCATTGCCAAACTTCCGGTTGGTCTCTCACCGAACAAGACCCCTTCAACAACGTTGGAAGGACTTGTATCGAAGCGATGGCCGCTGCCCTAGGTCATACACAGTCCTTACATACAAACGCACTGGATGAAGCCATTGCCCTTCCTACCGACTTCTCGGCAAGGATTGCAAGAAATACACAAATTTATCTCCAAGAAGAAACCAATATCCACCGAGTCATCGACCCTTGGGGTGGTTCTTTCTATGTAGAAAAACTCACAAATGATTTAGTCCAAAAAGCTTGGGCCCTTATTACCGAAGTACAAAAGTTAGGTGGCATGGCGGAAGCCATCGAAACAGGAATTCCTAAGATGCGGATCGAAGAAGCATCTGCAAGGAAACAGGCTCGTATCGATTCTGGGAAGGATGTGATTGTAGGAGTGAACCGGTTCCGTTTGGATAAAGAAGCTCCTCTTGATATTTTAGACATTGATAATACTGCCGTTCGTATTGCCCAAATCAAACGTTTGGAACAAATGAAAAAAGATCGGGATAGTTCTGCCGTAGAAGCTGCGTTAAACGCAATTACTAAATGTGCAGAAACCGGTGAAGGGAATCTTCTCGAACTCGCAGTAGACGCAGCACGAAAGAGAGCTTCTCTTGGTGAAATTTCTTATGCCATGGAAAAAGTATTTGGGAGGTACAAAGCTGTGATTCGTTCCATCTCTGGAGTGTATTCCTCTGAAATTTCCGAAGACAAAGGGTATATCGAAGCAAGAGACCTTGCTGACGAATTTGCTAAATTAGAAGGACGCCGTCCGCGGATCATGGTTGCCAAAATGGGCCAAGATGGACATGACCGTGGTGCCAAAGTGATCTCCACTAGTTTTGCGGATATGGGCTTTGACGTTGATATCGGGCCACTTTTCCAAACACCAGCAGAAGTCGCCAAACAAGTGGTAGAGAATGACTGCCATATTTTGGGAGTTTCCTCTCTTGCTGCTGGTCACAAAACCCTTGTCCCACAAGTAATAGAAGAACTGAAAAAACTGGGAGCAGAAGATGTACTCGTGGTTGTGGGTGGGGTAATTCCTGCACAGGATTACGACTTCCTCTACAAATCAGGGGCCACAGCGATTTTTGGACCAGGGACTGTGATCTCAGAAGCTGCCAAACAAATTCTGAACATCCTTCTCGGCGAAAGAAGAGCCGCTTAAGTTCTAAATAGGACTGGGAAACCGTTCCACCAAACACCGATTTGTCTAAACAACAATCGGTGTTTTTTCGGATGATTCCCCAATAGAAATTCAAACCATATGGAAACACCGAACGAGGACATTGGCAAAAAGAAAGAGGATGCGGAAGTTGCGAATCCAAAATCGGCACTTTCCGTAAACCCAGGTGTCGCCGATGCTCCCGCCATTTCTCCCTACATTCGTGACCAAAGAAAAACACTTACCCGCAAAGAAACCTCAGCGGAAGAACTTGCAAACGGCATTCTTTCGGGAAACCGCACTCACCTATCCAAAGCCATCACTCTTGTAGAAAGTAATTTAGAAGCACATAATGACAAAGCCCAAGCCGTTTTGGAACTGGTGATGCCAAAGGTGGGAAATTCCATCCGAATTGGAATCACAGGAGTGCCTGGTGTTGGTAAGTCCACATTTATCGAAAGTTTTGGAAGTTATCTTCTAGAACAAAATCATAAACTGGCCGTCCTTGCTATTGATCCCAGTAGCCAACGAACGAAAGGTTCCATTCTCGGTGACAAAACTCGAATGGAAATTCTTTCCAAATCTGAAAATGCCTTCATACGCCCATCACCTAGCAGTGGTTCTTTGGGAGGTGTTGCAAGAAAAACTAGAGAATCCATGTACCTCTGTGAAGCAGCAGGATTTGATACCATCATCATAGAAACCGTGGGTGTGGGACAATCCGAAACCCAAGTCCATTCCATGGTGGACTTTTTTTTGTTGCTCATGCTTGCCGGCGCGGGAGATGAACTCCAAGGAATCAAACGTGGGATTATGGAGATGGCTGACCTCATCGCCATCAATAAAGCCGATGGACAAAATGAACCCTTTGCCATGCGGGCCAGAGTGGAATATGAATCAGCCCTCCATCTTTTCCCTGCCCCAGAATCCAAATGGACACCTAGAGCCACCACTTGTAGTGGGATTGGGGGAAAAGGAATCGACGAAATCTGGAACTTGGTTTTAGATTATATCTCTACCACAAAAACAAACGGGTATTACGCGAAGAACAGAGAAAATCAAACTCGGATGTGGTTTGAAGAAACTCTGAGAGAAGTAGTTTTAGAACAGTTTTTTATGCGTCCCGGGAAAAAAGAATCCATTCTGGAATCGGAAAAAAAACTGATGAGCGGAAAATCCACTCTCCTAAAAGAAATCAAACACCTAACAGACAAATAAAAAAACACCACCGCGGCGGTCACACGCGATGGCGTTTGCATGAGCAAATAGATTGTCAAATGGAAATCGTTCGCTAGTACCAATCAAAGAATAGGAAAGACTGGCATACAGGATCTATTCTATCGGGGATTAGGGAATTGTCTATCTACCAAATGGTATAAAAATCGAACGGGGAAGGAAAGAAGATAACCAACGCAAAGGGAACCAGTTTTGGCAGCCCTTATAAAACCCAATTCATCAGAAATACAAGAGCAAAGTACACACCGAACCATAGAACAAGTCTTAGTTTGACCCAAAGGGCAGAGACCCAATCCATGGACTCAGTTCGCAGTTGTATGTGTTTCGGTGAGTTGATCTTAGAATCATACTGGAAAATCTGGCACTTGTCCATTTACCAGATGGTATAAATGTTAAACCGCTCCCCATTCAAAAAATGCCGAACTGGCGGGCCTTTTTCAACATCTGCACTCTCGTATTGACCTGGAGTTTTTTATAGATCGTTTTGATCTGCTGGCGCACCGTACCCACGGTAGTTCCGAAAAGAGAAGCAATTTGGTAGGGACTATCCCCTTCCACGATCAGTTCCAAAATTTGTCTTTCTCTGGGTGTGAGAACTTCGACCCCCACTCCCGAATCTAGATTGGTTTGGGGTTTACGAAAACTTAACAAAACTTTTGCGGCGATAGAAGGAGAAATCACACTCCCCCCATCGAGTAAGGTTTGGATGGTGTCATGTAGGGAATCTAATTCTGATTTCCAAATATAACCGGAAGCCCCGTTCCTAAGGGCAGAAAAGATAGCATCATCTGTTTGTAAGGAAGAAATCACCAGGCTTTTTCTCGACTCAGTCGTGTGATAGGTTTTGAGTACATCGATCCCACTCATTCCAGGAAGGCCAATGTCTAAAATCAAAAGATCCCATTCTTTAGCCGCGTCCTCTGCCCAAAATTCTTCTGCAGAATTCCAAGTTTTTAAATGCAGAGATGGATTCTCTTCTAACACTCCACAGAGAGAATGTAAAAAATCCAAATTGTCCTCAATGATGCCAATAGAAATGGATTTCATAAATCAAAAACTCCTAACGGAAGTTTCATATCAATTTGATAAGGAGATTCTATGATTTTG from Leptospira congkakensis includes the following:
- the meaB gene encoding methylmalonyl Co-A mutase-associated GTPase MeaB, whose product is METPNEDIGKKKEDAEVANPKSALSVNPGVADAPAISPYIRDQRKTLTRKETSAEELANGILSGNRTHLSKAITLVESNLEAHNDKAQAVLELVMPKVGNSIRIGITGVPGVGKSTFIESFGSYLLEQNHKLAVLAIDPSSQRTKGSILGDKTRMEILSKSENAFIRPSPSSGSLGGVARKTRESMYLCEAAGFDTIIIETVGVGQSETQVHSMVDFFLLLMLAGAGDELQGIKRGIMEMADLIAINKADGQNEPFAMRARVEYESALHLFPAPESKWTPRATTCSGIGGKGIDEIWNLVLDYISTTKTNGYYAKNRENQTRMWFEETLREVVLEQFFMRPGKKESILESEKKLMSGKSTLLKEIKHLTDK
- the scpA gene encoding methylmalonyl-CoA mutase, with the translated sequence MNKPNFANTPLSFSSGKPDPKSISLWQTAEGISIQSRYAKADLEGMEHLNYAAGIPPYLRGPYSTMYVNKPWTVRQYAGFSTAEESNAFYRRNLAAGQKGLSVAFDLATHRGYDSDHDRVVGDVGKAGVAIDSVLDMKILFDQIPLDQMSVSMTMNGAVIPVLAFYIVAAEEQGVSKDKLSGTIQNDILKEFMVRNTYIYPPKHSMKIIADIFGYTSKYMPKFNSISISGYHMQEAGATADLELAYTLADGWEYIKTGIASGLSVDEFAPRLSFFWAIGMNHFMEIAKMRAGRLLWAKIVKQFQPKSTKSLALRTHCQTSGWSLTEQDPFNNVGRTCIEAMAAALGHTQSLHTNALDEAIALPTDFSARIARNTQIYLQEETNIHRVIDPWGGSFYVEKLTNDLVQKAWALITEVQKLGGMAEAIETGIPKMRIEEASARKQARIDSGKDVIVGVNRFRLDKEAPLDILDIDNTAVRIAQIKRLEQMKKDRDSSAVEAALNAITKCAETGEGNLLELAVDAARKRASLGEISYAMEKVFGRYKAVIRSISGVYSSEISEDKGYIEARDLADEFAKLEGRRPRIMVAKMGQDGHDRGAKVISTSFADMGFDVDIGPLFQTPAEVAKQVVENDCHILGVSSLAAGHKTLVPQVIEELKKLGAEDVLVVVGGVIPAQDYDFLYKSGATAIFGPGTVISEAAKQILNILLGERRAA
- a CDS encoding response regulator transcription factor, with the translated sequence MKSISIGIIEDNLDFLHSLCGVLEENPSLHLKTWNSAEEFWAEDAAKEWDLLILDIGLPGMSGIDVLKTYHTTESRKSLVISSLQTDDAIFSALRNGASGYIWKSELDSLHDTIQTLLDGGSVISPSIAAKVLLSFRKPQTNLDSGVGVEVLTPRERQILELIVEGDSPYQIASLFGTTVGTVRQQIKTIYKKLQVNTRVQMLKKARQFGIF